GGCGGCGGTCGAATTGAGCGTGGAGGACCGCAGGCGGCTGGAAGAGCTGGGCTACCTCGAAACCGGGAGCTGACGCCAGCCGGAGCTGGGCCATGCCTGCGCCATGCTTGCCCCATGCTTGCCCCATGCTTGCCCCATGCTTGCCCTGTCGGTCGGCGACTCGTCGAGCAAGCCGAACATCATGATGTTCGCTGCTTGCATCGCAATGGCAGCCCTGCTATGCGCTTGTGCATGCGCACGACGCTGACGCTGGACTCTGACGTGGCCAAGGCGCTGCAGCGCGTGATGGACAAGCGCGGGGCCAGCCTGAAGCAAGTCGTCAATGAGGCGCTCAGGCGGGGGCTCGATTCCCTCGAACGGCCGGCTCGCCGTCAGCGCTTTCGGACTGCTGTCGTGAGTCTGCGGCCGCGCCGTGCCAACGTGGACGACGTGGCGGAGCTCTTGGCGTTCGCGGAAGGCGACGAGTACAGGTGATTCTGGTCGACGCCAATCTGCTGGTGTACGCCCATGTATCGGATTTCGCGGAGCATGCAGCGGCTCGCGCATGGCTGGACGGACAGCTGAGCGGTTCTACCCGGGTGGGCTTGGCTTGGCCGTCGCTCCTTGCGTTCGTGCGTCTCGTCAGCAACGCACGCGTCTTTGAACGACCTGAACCGATCAGCGCTGCGTGGCGCCAGGTACGTGAATGGCTCTCGG
The DNA window shown above is from Pseudomonadota bacterium and carries:
- a CDS encoding DUF2191 domain-containing protein, with translation MRTTLTLDSDVAKALQRVMDKRGASLKQVVNEALRRGLDSLERPARRQRFRTAVVSLRPRRANVDDVAELLAFAEGDEYR
- a CDS encoding type II toxin-antitoxin system VapC family toxin encodes the protein MILVDANLLVYAHVSDFAEHAAARAWLDGQLSGSTRVGLAWPSLLAFVRLVSNARVFERPEPISAAWRQVREWLSAQTAWVPSPTASHAEVLEPLMLGSVSRPNLVPDAHLAALAIEHGLTLCSTDGDFARFPGLVWTNPLARVD